In Phenylobacterium hankyongense, the sequence TCGCGGTCTTCTCGGTCACGGAAGAGCCCTCCAGAACGGAAGCGTCCCCGACGCGGAGCGGCGGGGACCGGAAGGCTTGGCGTTGTCGTTCGGGAACGCCGGTGTGTCAATGAGTTCGGCAGTCGTCGTCGCCGGCCTGCTAGGGCGCGCCCACCCCGTACCTCGAGGCCGCCGCCTCGTTCGAAATCGGAACGTGCCAATAGGTGTGCCCCGAGCCACGAGGGCAGTAGCGTCCAAAAATCCGCCGCGCCTCGGCATAGGTGGCCGACACGGGCGTCTCCGACGCCGCGGTCGCGAACTCGTCTTCCGCAAGAAAAGCGGCGTAGGCGATCACGATATAGCGGCGGTTCAGCCCAAGATGCGCAACCGCGGCTCGCACCTGTCCCGGCGTGTAGAAATCCGCAGCGCCCCACCCTCTATGCATCTCGGCCGGCAGACGGCGCGCATAAGTCTTCGCCGCCCGGTGCATCGCTATCCGCTGAAGCCAGCCCATGCCGCGGTCTCCAGGCGTCGTTGCGCCGTCAGGTTTTGATCTTGTAGCCCGTGTCGAACATCCAGAAGCAGATCCAGGCGAAGGCCGCGACCAGGCCCAGCGTCATCGCCGCGCCGATGGCCAGCGAGCCTTCCGCATGGCCGATGAAGCCGTAGCGGAAGCCGTCGATCAGATAGAAGAACGGGTTGAACTTGCTGAACGAGCGGAACGGCTCGGGCAGGCGCTCGACCAGGTAGAAGGTGCCCGACAGGAAGGTCATCGGCATGACGATGAAGTTGGTCACCACCGCCATGTGGTCGAACTTCTCCGCCCAGAGGCCGGCCATGATGCCGAGGAAGCCCAGGATCAGCGCCGCGCCGACGCCGTAGAAGACGATGGCCCACAGGTGGGCGACGCCGACGTGGGCGAACGGCAGCACCGCCAGCCAGGTGACCGAACCGACCACCAGGCCGCGGGTGGCCGCGCCCAGGCCGAAGCCGGCCACGTGCTCCATCGGCGTCAGCGGCGGGGTCAGGAAGTCGCCCATCAGCCCGTTCATCTTCGCCTGCAGCAGGGAGGACGAGGAGTTGGCGAAGGCGTTGTTGAGCACCTGCATCATCACCAGGCCGGGGGCGACGAAGGCGCCGTAGGGCATGCCGTGGATCGGGCGTGCGCCCTGCGCCGCCACCACGAAGACCATCATGTAGAGCAGGGCCGTGACCACCGGGGCGGCGAGGGTCTGCGCGCCCACCTTCCAGAACCGCCGGATCTCGCGGAAATACAGGGTCTTGAAGCCCTCCCAGTTCACCCCGTGGTAGTCGCGCGGGGCGGGCGGGATGACGGTTTCGACGGCGGCCATATCCTTCATGGCGCTGATGTGCGCTCCCGACGCGCAAGCCGCAAGAGTGGGCGGAAACTGCGGCGCCCTGACGCAACATCTAGTTCCTGTGGACGAAAGCAGGGGCGCCTATTGTGGCCCTTAAGGAGTTGTTTACTACTCGTGGTGGTTGGTAGGCGCTGAGGCAGCTCAACGCCACAAGATGTAGATACCGAGCGCGGGGGTGTGCTCGGGTCCGCAGGTGGGAGGCGAAGATGGGTTGGACGGACGAGCGCGTAGAATTGCTCAAGAAGCTCTGGCAGGACGGCTTGTCCGCCAGCCAGATCGCCAAGCAGCTGGGCGGGGTGACCCGCAACGCCGTGATCGGCAAGGTCCACCGGCTGGGCCTTTCGGGCCGCGCCACGCCGTCGAAGCCGGCCCGCACCGTGTTCAAGGCGCCGCGTCCGGCCCGTCCGGTCTCGGCCGCCCCGTCGGCGCCGCGCCGCATCGCCGAGCCGGTGTCGTCGCTGGGCCCGCAGACGGCCCCCGTGCGCTACGTGGACGAGACCCCCGGCACGGCCACCGTGCTGACGCTCGGCGCCCACATGTGCAAGTGGCCGATCGGCGATCCCTCGCTCGACAACTTCACCTTCTGCGGGCGCCGCTCCGGCGAAGGCCCCTACTGCCACGAACACAGCCAGGTCGCCTACCAGCCGGCGCAGACCAAGAAGCGGTCGGGCCCGGCCGAGCTGGCGCGCTCCCTGCGCCGCTACATCTGAATCCGTTGGGGATGGGGGCGCCCCCGCGCCCGAGGCGGCTGCCGCTTCGGGTCCGGGTGCGCCCTTTCCCATAGCCATCCCATCTTCGTCATCGCCCGGCTTGTCCGGGCTACCCAGCTCAAGGCGAGCGCCTCAGCTGATGAAGAATGGCATTGGGATGGGTCGCCCGGACAAGCCGGGCGATGACGAAAATCTGGGGACCCAGACTTCGCCGCGTTTGGGTTTCCGTCCGCCGATGGCTACCTTCCGGCGATGACCGACGTGGCGCCTGAGTCCCAGACAACCGAAGGCAACGCCCGGCCCTACTCCGTCTCGGAGCTGGCGTTCGCGCTCAAGCGGACCCTGGAGGACGCCTACGGCTTCGTCCGGCTGCGCGGCGAGCTGTCCAAGGTCACCCACCACTCCAACGGCCACGTCTACCTGACCATCAAGGACGAGCGCGCCGCCATCGACGGCGTGGTCTGGAAGGGCCAGGTGCGCGGGCTCTCCATCCGGCCCGAGCACGGGCTGGAGGTGATCGTCACCGGCAAGATCACCGCCTACCCGGCCGGCTCGCGCTACCAGATCGTCATCGAGACCATGGAGGCGGCCGGCGTCGGCGCCCTCCTGGCCCAGCTCGAACGCCTGAAGGCCAAGCTCGCCGGCGAGGGCCTGTTCGAACCGGCCCGCAAGCGGCCGCTGCCGGTCATGCCGGCGGTGATCGGGGTGATCACCAGCCCCACCGGCGCGGTGATCCGCGACATCCTGCACCGCATCCGCGACCGCTGGCCGTGCCGGGTGATCGTCTGGCCGGTGGTGGTGCAGGGCGACGCCGCCGCCGCCCAGGTGTGCGCGGCGATCGACGGCTTCAACGCGCTCGACGGCTCGGGGCCCATCGCCCGCCCGGACGTGCTGATCGTGGCGCGCGGCGGAGGCTCGGTGGAGGATCTCTGGCCGTTCAACGACGAGGCCCTGGCCCGCACGGCGGCGGCCTCGGCCATCCCGCTGATCAGCGCCGTGGGCCACGAGACCGACACCACGCTGATCGACTTCGTCTCCGACCGCCGGGCGCCGACGCCCACCGCCGCGGCGGAGATGGCGACCCCGGTGCTGGCCGAGCTGAAGGCCGCGGTGGCCGACTTCTCGGCGCGGATGCACCGCCGCGCCGCGCGGGTGGTGGAGGACCGCCGCAGCCGGGTCGAGGCCGCCGACCGCAGCCTGAAGCGCGTGCCCGACCTGCTGCGCCTGGCCGAGCAGCGGTTCGACATCGTCTCCGGCCGGCTGACCGCGGGCCTGGCCCGGAACGCCGCGGTGCACGAGCGCGAGCTGGTGCGGGTGGCCTCGCGGCTCTCCCCCCTGCTGCTGCAGCGGCCGCAGGCGGTGCAGAAGCAGCGGCTGGACGGCGTCGCCGCGCGCCTGCAACCGGCGGTCGAGCGGCGGCTGGAACGGGTCTCCGAACGGCTGGCGGCGCTCGGCAAGCTCTACGCCTCGGTGGATCCCGAACGGCCGTTGCAGCGCGGCTTCGCCCGCGTCAGCCGTCTCGACGGCTCCATCGTCCATGCGGGCGCGAGCCTGCTCAGCGGGGAGGAGCTGAGCATCAAGTTCGGCGACAAGGTCACCCGCCAGGCGGTGGTGGACGGCGATCCCGCGCCCGCCGCGGCGCCGAAACCCGCCCGCGCCAAGCCGAAACCGACGCCGGCGGCGCAAGGCGACCTGTTCTGAGACGTCCCGGCGCGCTAAATAGAGCGCCATGAACGCCCACGACCGCGATCTCACCGGCGCCGACATCGCCAAGCTGCACTACGGGGACGGCGACTTCGCCGTGCTCAGACCGGGCCGCTACGTGCTCTGCGCGGTCAGCGGCGCGAAGATCCCGCTGGAACAGCTCCGCTACTGGAGCGCGCCGCTGCAGGAGGCCTACGCCGGCCCCGCCGAGGCGCTGAAACGCTGGCAGGACACCCAGGAATCCTAGCGGCTGCCCGCTGAAGTCCAGGCGAGGATGGCGCGCCAGCGCCCCTTGATCTGTCCACGAACCCCACGAATGGGCCGTGGGTGCGCAAGGTCCTGCCAGAGGACCCTGAGTTCGTGTGGTTCGTGTGGTTCGTGGACAAATAGGCCTGCGGCGCAGAACCGGACAGGGGCGCCGCTCTCGCGGGGATGGTCTTCTCCCACAAAGGGGGAAGGGCCTCCCTATCGCTTCTCGCGCCTGTACTCTTCGTTGGGCCAGCGGCGGTGGACCCAGAACCATTCGGTGGGCCGGGCGCGGACGCGGTCCTCGATGAAGGCGTTGACCTTGCGCACCCCGGCCTCGATGTCGGCGTTGCGGTCGCCGGTGTCCTCCAGCCAGATCGGCTCGTGGACGATGACCCGGAAGCGCGCCTTGTCCTTGCGCTCCACGCTCATCGGCTGCAGCGGGATGCCGTAGCGCAGGGCGAAGCTGGACGGGCCCGGCGCGGTGTGGGCGGTGATCCCAAACAGCGGCGCGGCGACGCCGCCGTTGAACTTCTGGTCGTTCATCAGCGCCACGGACTCCCCGCGCGACAGGGCGCGCAGCAGCTCGCGCGCACCGTCCGTGCCCTTCGGCGCGAACAGCCGCACGCCGTAGCGCCAGCGGCTCTTGCGGATGCGGTCGTCGACGTGCGGGTTGTTGGTCGCCCGGTAGGTGATCTGGCAGGTGATCCCGGCGTGGATGATCACCGCCGGCATGATCTCGAACGACGAGAAGTGGCCGGAGATGAACACCACCGGCCCGGCGCCGTCGCGGATCGCCGCCAGC encodes:
- a CDS encoding DUF6559 family protein; its protein translation is MGWLQRIAMHRAAKTYARRLPAEMHRGWGAADFYTPGQVRAAVAHLGLNRRYIVIAYAAFLAEDEFATAASETPVSATYAEARRIFGRYCPRGSGHTYWHVPISNEAAASRYGVGAP
- a CDS encoding ABC transporter permease; this translates as MKDMAAVETVIPPAPRDYHGVNWEGFKTLYFREIRRFWKVGAQTLAAPVVTALLYMMVFVVAAQGARPIHGMPYGAFVAPGLVMMQVLNNAFANSSSSLLQAKMNGLMGDFLTPPLTPMEHVAGFGLGAATRGLVVGSVTWLAVLPFAHVGVAHLWAIVFYGVGAALILGFLGIMAGLWAEKFDHMAVVTNFIVMPMTFLSGTFYLVERLPEPFRSFSKFNPFFYLIDGFRYGFIGHAEGSLAIGAAMTLGLVAAFAWICFWMFDTGYKIKT
- a CDS encoding GcrA family cell cycle regulator translates to MGWTDERVELLKKLWQDGLSASQIAKQLGGVTRNAVIGKVHRLGLSGRATPSKPARTVFKAPRPARPVSAAPSAPRRIAEPVSSLGPQTAPVRYVDETPGTATVLTLGAHMCKWPIGDPSLDNFTFCGRRSGEGPYCHEHSQVAYQPAQTKKRSGPAELARSLRRYI
- the xseA gene encoding exodeoxyribonuclease VII large subunit, which codes for MTDVAPESQTTEGNARPYSVSELAFALKRTLEDAYGFVRLRGELSKVTHHSNGHVYLTIKDERAAIDGVVWKGQVRGLSIRPEHGLEVIVTGKITAYPAGSRYQIVIETMEAAGVGALLAQLERLKAKLAGEGLFEPARKRPLPVMPAVIGVITSPTGAVIRDILHRIRDRWPCRVIVWPVVVQGDAAAAQVCAAIDGFNALDGSGPIARPDVLIVARGGGSVEDLWPFNDEALARTAAASAIPLISAVGHETDTTLIDFVSDRRAPTPTAAAEMATPVLAELKAAVADFSARMHRRAARVVEDRRSRVEAADRSLKRVPDLLRLAEQRFDIVSGRLTAGLARNAAVHERELVRVASRLSPLLLQRPQAVQKQRLDGVAARLQPAVERRLERVSERLAALGKLYASVDPERPLQRGFARVSRLDGSIVHAGASLLSGEELSIKFGDKVTRQAVVDGDPAPAAAPKPARAKPKPTPAAQGDLF
- a CDS encoding DUF2093 domain-containing protein, with translation MNAHDRDLTGADIAKLHYGDGDFAVLRPGRYVLCAVSGAKIPLEQLRYWSAPLQEAYAGPAEALKRWQDTQES
- a CDS encoding lysophospholipid acyltransferase family protein, which gives rise to MAQAKSARAKTPQTRASRGQDLAWRLEAFAYDVAAGLARIFPIDQVSDFGSWLFRRLGPLTSANRVAERNLRIAFPEKSDAQIAQLLAAQWDQAGRWFAEFPILDRIINDPSRVEVVGAERLAAIRDGAGPVVFISGHFSSFEIMPAVIIHAGITCQITYRATNNPHVDDRIRKSRWRYGVRLFAPKGTDGARELLRALSRGESVALMNDQKFNGGVAAPLFGITAHTAPGPSSFALRYGIPLQPMSVERKDKARFRVIVHEPIWLEDTGDRNADIEAGVRKVNAFIEDRVRARPTEWFWVHRRWPNEEYRREKR